The proteins below come from a single Ictalurus furcatus strain D&B chromosome 15, Billie_1.0, whole genome shotgun sequence genomic window:
- the LOC128619433 gene encoding dentin sialophosphoprotein-like, with the protein MMSSVCCVFQMSSSPSSTLLPLPQKFWRSPGRTHTQLVTPEENFIPVSEQHLEVMTLNPTVPKMGAKPLRGALTRPTEVPAGPSVTESTEPNHTGTPLPSTVTAQASELNYSTVNISHDGNGKVLRESFKGKESKHARIRPRSAEDAEINEDAENTKNDGENKRNTATSGKEKKNTAKGGTKGTKEALNRGKKETGNGQNAKTEKVQSADFSFEFDGFGWLGDDPGNAQTTQGPNSPGDSSSSSSSSSSSSSESKDSSSSSESSDSSKSCDSSKSSSSSDSSDSCNSSDSSDSSDSSDSSKSCDSSKSSSSSDSSDSSDSCNSSDSSDSSDSSDSSKSCDSSKSSSSSDSSDSSDSCNSSDSSDSSDSSDSSKSCDSSKSSSSSDSSDSSDSCNSSDSSDSSDSSDSSKSCDSSKSSSSSDSSDSSDSCNSSDSSDSSSSSSSSESKETPVVHHSSSNSSE; encoded by the coding sequence atgatgtcatctgTCTGTTGTGTATTTCAGATGAGTTCCTCACCAAGCAGCACTCTGCTCCCTCTCCCTCAGAAGTTCTGGCGTTCTCCCGGGAGAACCCACACTCAGCTTGTGACTCCTGAGGAGAACTTCATTCCTGTATCTGAGCAGCATCTGGAAGTCATGACCCTGAACCCCACTGTGCCTAAAATGGGAGCCAAACCCCTGAGAGGTGCTCTGACTCGCCCTACTGAGGTTCCTGCTGGTCCAAGTGTTACAGAGTCCACGGAGCCGAATCACACCGGAACCCCACTACCCTCGACTGTGACTGCTCAAGCCAGTGAACTGAACTACAGTACTGTAAACATCAGCCATGATGGGAACGGGAAAGTTTTAAGGGAAAGTTTTAAGGGAAAGGAATCGAAGCATGCTCGCATCAGGCCTCGGAGCGCTGAGGACGCAGAGATCAATGAGGATGCAGAGAACACAAAGAATGATGGAGAGAATAAGCGCAACACTGCCACCTCTGgtaaagagaagaaaaatacaGCAAAGGGAGGAACCAAAGGAACAAAAGAAGCATTGaacagaggaaagaaagaaacaggaaaTGGACAGAATGCAAAAACAGAGAAGGTCCAAAGTGCAGATTTTAGCTTTGAGTTTGATGGTTTTGGATGGCTAGGTGATGACCCTGGAAACGCCCAAACAACACAAGGACCAAACAGCCCCGGTGACTCAAGCTCAAGCTCCAGTTCAAGCTCAAGTTCATCAAGTGAATCAAAAGACTCTAGTAGCTCCAGTGAGTCAAGTGACTCAAGTAAATCTTGTGATTCAAGCAAGTCCAGCAGCTCAAGTGACTCAAGTGACTCTTGCAATTCAAGCGACTCCAGTGATTCAAGTGATTCAAGTGATTCAAGTAAGTCTTGTGATTCAAGCAAGTCCAGCAGCTCAAGTGACTCAAGTGACTCAAGTGACTCTTGCAATTCAAGTGACTCCAGTGATTCAAGTGACTCAAGTGATTCAAGTAAGTCTTGTGATTCAAGCAAGTCCAGCAGCTCAAGTGACTCAAGTGACTCAAGTGACTCTTGCAATTCAAGTGACTCCAGTGATTCAAGTGACTCAAGTGATTCAAGTAAGTCTTGTGATTCGAGCAAGTCCAGCAGCTCAAGTGATTCAAGTGACTCAAGTGACTCTTGCAATTCAAGTGACTCCAGTGATTCAAGTGACTCAAGTGATTCAAGTAAATCTTGTGATTCGAGCAAGTCCAGCAGCTCAAGTGATTCAAGTGACTCAAGTGACTCTTGCAATTCAAGTGACTCCAGTGATTCAAGCAGCTCAAGCAGCTCGAGTGAATCAAAGGAGACACCTGTAGTTCATCACAGTTCATCCAACTCCAGTGAATGA
- the si:ch211-149b19.4 gene encoding uncharacterized protein si:ch211-149b19.4 gives MEMQLAVLLLWVLRITDGFPVSSQLSLAPSQSSPSYTLLVPVRVLGLNGPQVVLVPVSTDWSTQRNQNPTAQSEQTHKLTEPEQEQMTGQNQFVYSPFLQLPAVSPDTPAPENPLPQGQVLPVWNTIPGVVPLQPGVNGQAFIPVWAPPAGGAARGQRQVVSVAQAAAQSNSASSEEGDAQVIYILPISAEIQNMGIMEGGQGGVDPELTPDPNPNANLHLKPDTNPNPDPKPGHLQLHNTPVPNPTLPAGVQEITDPLGKVPPGAGAGQRTQTGGATTSCNHNGGVANAKVNTPLL, from the exons atggaaatgCAGTTGGCTGTGCTGCTGCTGTGGGTGTTGAGGATCACTGACGGATTTCCT GTTTCCTCACAGCTGAGTTTGGCTCCATCCCAATCCTCCCCCAGTTACACCCTCCTGGTGCCTGTTAGGGTTCTTGGCTTGAATGGACCACAGGTGGTTCTGGTACCAGTGAGCACTGACTGGAGTACACAGAGGAACCAGAACCCGACGGCTCAGTCCGAacagacacacaaactcacagagCCTGAGCAGGAGCAG ATGACGGGTCAGAATCAGTTTGTATACAGTCCGTTCCTGCAGCTACCAGCAGTCTCACCTGACACACCCGCACCTGAGAATCCCCTCCCACAGGGACAG GTGTTGCCAGTGTGGAACACCATTCCTGGTGTGGTCCCTCTGCAGCCTGGAGTG AATGGGCAGGCGTTTATCCCTGTGTGGGCGCCCCCTGCTGGAGGAGCAGCTAGAGGACAGAGACAG gtggtgtctgttgctcaggcAGCAGCGCAG TCCAATTCAGCAAGCTCAGAGGAGGGAGATGCACAG gtgatCTACATTTTGCCTATTAGTGCTGAGATTCAGAACATGGGAATAATGGAGGGTGGACAGGGGGGCGTCGATCCTGAACTCACCCCTGACCCTAATCCCAACGCTAACCTTCACCTTAAACCCGACACCAACCCTAATCCTGACCCTAAACCGGGTCACCTGCAGCTCCACAATACCCCTGTCCCCAACCCCACCCTTCCTGCAGGTGTCCAGGAAATAACTGACCCTCTAGGAAAAGTGCCCCCTGGTGCTGGTGCGGGTCAGAGGACACAAACAGGAGGCGCTACAACTTCCTGTAACCACAACGGTGGAGTAGCTAATGCTAAAGTTAACACACCATTGctgtaa
- the cnga1b gene encoding cyclic nucleotide-gated channel rod photoreceptor subunit alpha, translating into MSNCVKPLVPPIILLEGVEEVTVGDAEDMTKRQRSGAGTLFNVNNSNNNEEEEKKEKKKKEKKEKKEKKERKEKKEKKEKKKKNKEQEQKEKEKEKEKEKEKAKKEEPKEIYVIDPAGNMYYNWLFVITCPVMYNWVLIIARACFEELQHDYLIFWFITDFLADLVYLADMVFRTRTGYLEQGLLVKDEKKLRARYMESVQFKLDLISMIPTDICYSLVGLNYPEIRMNKLFRVNRLFEFFQRTETRTNFPNVFRISNLVMYIVIIIHWNACLYYSFSKAIGFGADRFVYPDTTNPEFGRLVRKYAYSMYWSTLTLTTIGETPPPEKDSEYFFVVTDFLVGVLIFATIVGNVGSMITNMNAARADFQARIDAIKQYMSFRNVTKDLEKRIIKWFDYLWTNKKAVDEREVLKYLPDKLRAEVAINVHLDTLKKVRIFADCEAGLLVELVLKLQPQVYSPGDYICKKGDIGREMYIIKEGKLAVVADDGITQFVVLSDGSYFGEISILNIKGSKAGNRRTANIRSIGYSDLFCLSKDDLMEALTEYPDAKAMLEEKGRQILMKDNLLDLEVAKQGPDPKDMEEKVIKIGTVLDDMQTRFARLLAQHEAMQSRLKKRVARLESKIPTTGVTFTEMTETVPVVLPPPEKEGGESEEKKEEK; encoded by the exons ATGTCGAATTGCGTGAAGCCACTTGTTCCTCCCATAATCCTCCTGGAGGGGGTGGAGGAGGTTACCGTGGGCGACGCAGAGGACATGAC GAAGAGGCAGCGCTCTGGTGCTGGCACACTTTTTAACgtcaacaacagcaacaacaatgaGGA agaggagaagaaagagaaaaagaagaaagaaaagaaagaaaagaaggagaagaaaga gagaaaagaaaagaaagaaaagaaggagaagaagaagaagaacaaagagcaagagcagaaagaaaaagagaaggagaaagagaaggagaaggagaaagccAAGAAAGAGGA GCCGAAGGAGATTTACGTCATCGATCCTGCAGGAAACATGTACTACAACTGGCTCTTCGTCATCACCTGTCCTGTCATGTATAACTGGGTTCTGATCATCGCCAG AGCCTGTTTTGAGGAGCTACAGCATGATTATTTGATATTCTGGTTCATCACTGACTTTCTAGCAGACCTGGTTTACCTGGCAGACATGGTCTTCAGGACGAGAACAG GGTATCTGGAGCAGGGTCTGCTGGTTAAAGATGAAAAAAAGCTCCGCGCACGATACATGGAGAGTGTCCAGTTCAAGCTGGACCTCATCTCTATGATTCCCACGGATATTTGTTACTCTTTGGTCGGTCTCAACTACCCCGAGATCCGCATGAACAAGCTTTTCCGGGTCAACCGCCTCTTTGAGTTTTTCCAGCGCACAGAAACAAGGACCAATTTTCCCAACGTCTTCCGAATCTCCAACCTTGTCATGtacatcgtcatcatcatccacTGGAATGCTTGCCTCTACTACTCATTCTCCAAAGCTATCGGTTTCGGGGCTGATAGGTTCGTCTATCCGGATACCACAAACCCAGAATTTGGTCGTTTGGTGAGGAAATATGCATACAGCATGTACTGGTCCACTTTGACCTTGACCACCATCGGTGAAACTCCACCTCCTGAGAAGGATTCTGAGTACTTCTTTGTGGTTACAGACTTCCTAGTGGGAGTTTTGATCTTTGCTACGATCGTTGGTAATGTCGGTTCCATGATCACAAACATGAATGCAGCACGAGCGGATTTTCAAGCCCGAATTGATGCCATCAAGCAGTACATGAGTTTTCGTAATGTGACCAAGGATCTGGAGAAACGCATCATCAAATGGTTTGATTACCTTTGGACCAATAAGAAGGCGGTAGATGAGAGGGAAGTGCTCAAGTACCTTCCAGACAAGTTAAGAGCAGAAGTCGCCATCAATGTGCACCTGGACACTCTTAAGAAAGTGAGAATTTTTGCAGATTGCGAGGCAGGACTTTTGGTTGAACTTGTGCTGAAGCTCCAGCCGCAAGTTTACAGCCCTGGCGATTACATTTGCAAAAAAGGCGATATTGGTCGTGAGATGTACATCATCAAAGAAGGAAAGCTGGCTGTGGTGGCTGACGATGGAATCACACAATTTGTTGTCCTCAGCGATGGAAGCTACTTTGGCGAGATCAGCATCCTCAATATCAAAGGCAGCAAAGCTGGAAACCGAAGAACAGCCAACATACGCAGTATCGGATACTCTGATTTGTTCTGCCTTTCCAAGGACGACTTGATGGAGGCACTGACTGAGTATCCAGATGCAAAGGCTATGCTGGAAGAAAAGGGACGCCAGATCCTCATGAAG gACAACCTGCTGGATCTTGAGGTGGCAAAGCAGGGACCAGACCCCAAGGACATGGAGGAGAAAGTGATAAAGATTGGCACGGTATTGGACGACATGCAGACGCGCTTCGCCCGTTTACTCGCTCAACATGAGGCCATGCAGAGCCGCCTGAAAAAACGTGTCGCCAGACTGGAGAGCAAAATCCCCACCACCGGGGTCACCTTCACTGAAATGACTGAGACAGTGCCGGTGGTTCTGCCTCCTCCTGAGAAAGAGGGGGGGGAatcagaggagaagaaagaggaaaagtaA